A genomic window from Bradyrhizobium lupini includes:
- a CDS encoding GDP-L-fucose synthase family protein → MANAPFELKGRSVYVAGHRGMVGSALVRRLGREDVNLVTVDRRDVDLCNQAAVFDWFAKTRPEVIFVAAAKVGGIVANDTLRAEFIYDNIAIAANVIHAAYLNGAEKLMFLGSSCIYPKLAPQPLREDTVLSGPLEPTNEPYAIAKIAGIKMVEAYRSQFGSDFISVMPTNLYGPGDNYHPELSHVVAALIRRFHEAKVAGAKSVAVWGTGTPRREFLYVDDMADACVYLMKTYSGAELINIGTGEDITIAEFARVVAEIVGYSGEIAFDTSRPDGTPRKLLDVSRLAKLGWRARTWLTDGMRQTYQDFLAVSAKSDKRRESCSC, encoded by the coding sequence GTGGCAAACGCACCATTTGAGCTGAAGGGCAGAAGCGTCTACGTCGCCGGCCACCGCGGCATGGTTGGCAGTGCGCTGGTGCGCCGGCTGGGGCGGGAGGACGTGAATCTCGTCACGGTGGACCGGCGCGACGTCGATCTCTGCAACCAGGCCGCCGTGTTCGACTGGTTCGCCAAGACGCGGCCAGAGGTGATCTTCGTTGCTGCCGCCAAAGTCGGCGGCATTGTCGCCAACGACACGCTGCGTGCCGAATTCATCTATGACAACATCGCGATCGCGGCGAACGTGATCCATGCCGCGTATCTCAATGGCGCCGAGAAGCTGATGTTTTTGGGCTCCTCCTGCATCTATCCGAAGCTGGCGCCGCAGCCCTTGCGCGAGGACACGGTGCTATCAGGTCCGCTGGAGCCGACCAACGAGCCCTATGCGATCGCCAAGATCGCCGGCATCAAGATGGTGGAGGCCTATCGCAGCCAGTTCGGCAGCGACTTCATCAGCGTGATGCCGACCAATCTCTACGGCCCCGGCGACAATTATCATCCCGAACTGAGCCATGTCGTCGCGGCGCTGATCCGGCGCTTCCACGAGGCGAAGGTCGCGGGTGCCAAGAGCGTTGCCGTGTGGGGCACCGGCACGCCACGGCGCGAATTCCTCTATGTCGACGACATGGCCGACGCCTGCGTGTACCTGATGAAGACCTATTCGGGAGCAGAGCTGATCAACATCGGCACCGGCGAGGACATCACCATCGCCGAGTTCGCGCGCGTCGTCGCAGAGATCGTCGGCTACAGCGGCGAGATCGCCTTCGACACCTCGCGCCCCGACGGCACGCCGCGCAAGCTGCTCGACGTCAGCCGCCTCGCAAAGCTCGGCTGGCGCGCGAGGACATGGCTTACAGATGGAATGCGGCAGACCTACCAGGACTTCTTAGCGGTATCGGCCAAATCGGACAAAAGGAGAGAATCATGCAGCTGTTAG
- the glmS gene encoding glutamine--fructose-6-phosphate transaminase (isomerizing), protein MCGIVGILGRGPVADRLIDSLKRLEYRGYDSAGIGTLKGNHIELRRAEGKLKNLETRVRCHPLSGHVGIGHTRWATHGKPTEHNAHPHATDNVAVVHNGIIENFRELRAELKQHGACFASETDTEVVAHLIESYLKNGSSPQEAVKASLPRLVGAFALAILFKGRHDLMIGARKGSPLAIGHGEGEMYLGSDAIALAPLTGLITYLEDGDWAVLNRNFSVVYDAQGTVVRREAVTSGASSVLVGKAHYRHFMAKEIHEQPEAIGQTLAHYVDIARESVALPQELPFDFNEIGHISVTACGTAGYAGHIAKYWFERLARIPVELDVASEFRYREAPMRQGDLAIFISQSGETADTLAALRYAKSQGLHTLSIVNVLSSTIARESGTVLPTFAGPEIGVASTKAFTCQLVVLAALAVAAGKARGELSEGDSIDLVRELIEIPRLVSAALANEPQIEKLARDITKSRDVLYLGRGTSFPLAMEGALKLKEISYIHAEGYAAGELKHGPIALVDESVPVIVIAPSDRVFEKTISNMQEVAARGGKIILITDARGAADVSMDSLATIVLPEMGATFTSIVYAIPVQLLAYHTAILMGTDVDQPRNLAKSVTVE, encoded by the coding sequence ATGTGCGGAATTGTAGGCATCTTGGGGCGCGGTCCGGTCGCGGATCGCCTCATCGATTCACTTAAACGACTGGAATATCGCGGCTACGACTCAGCTGGCATCGGAACGCTCAAAGGAAATCATATCGAGCTTCGACGCGCCGAGGGAAAGCTGAAAAACCTTGAAACACGTGTTCGCTGCCATCCGCTTTCAGGCCATGTCGGGATTGGGCACACGCGCTGGGCTACTCATGGCAAGCCAACCGAACACAACGCTCATCCGCATGCAACGGACAATGTTGCAGTCGTCCATAACGGCATAATCGAGAATTTCCGGGAGCTGCGCGCGGAGCTGAAGCAGCATGGCGCCTGTTTCGCCTCTGAAACAGACACGGAGGTGGTGGCGCATCTCATCGAGTCTTATCTGAAGAATGGCAGCTCGCCGCAGGAGGCAGTAAAAGCGTCGCTGCCGCGGCTAGTGGGCGCGTTTGCGCTTGCAATTCTGTTCAAGGGCCGACACGACCTCATGATCGGTGCGCGCAAGGGCTCACCACTCGCGATCGGGCATGGCGAAGGCGAAATGTATCTCGGATCGGATGCTATCGCGCTCGCTCCCCTTACCGGCTTGATTACCTATCTTGAGGATGGCGATTGGGCTGTGCTCAACCGGAACTTCAGCGTGGTCTACGACGCACAAGGCACAGTCGTCCGCCGGGAGGCGGTGACCTCTGGCGCATCGTCGGTTCTCGTCGGCAAAGCACACTACCGCCACTTCATGGCGAAGGAAATCCACGAACAGCCAGAGGCGATCGGGCAGACGCTGGCGCATTACGTCGATATTGCCCGCGAGAGCGTGGCACTGCCGCAGGAGCTTCCGTTCGACTTCAATGAGATCGGACATATCTCGGTCACGGCTTGCGGTACGGCAGGCTACGCCGGCCACATCGCCAAATACTGGTTCGAGCGGCTGGCTCGTATTCCGGTCGAGCTCGATGTCGCCTCCGAATTTCGGTATCGTGAGGCACCGATGCGCCAAGGAGATCTTGCTATCTTCATCTCGCAGTCCGGCGAGACCGCCGATACGCTGGCCGCGCTCCGCTACGCCAAATCGCAAGGTCTGCATACCCTCTCGATCGTGAACGTACTGAGTTCGACCATTGCGCGCGAAAGCGGGACAGTGTTGCCGACATTCGCGGGGCCCGAAATCGGCGTTGCCTCGACCAAGGCGTTCACATGCCAGCTCGTCGTCCTGGCGGCGCTTGCGGTCGCTGCCGGCAAGGCCCGCGGTGAATTGTCGGAGGGCGACAGCATCGATCTGGTACGCGAGCTGATCGAAATTCCTCGGCTCGTTTCAGCGGCGCTGGCCAACGAGCCGCAGATCGAGAAGCTCGCACGCGACATCACCAAATCGCGTGACGTGCTATATCTTGGTCGCGGCACGTCGTTTCCACTGGCCATGGAAGGGGCACTGAAGCTGAAGGAGATATCCTATATTCACGCCGAGGGCTATGCGGCCGGGGAGCTCAAGCACGGCCCGATCGCCTTGGTCGACGAGAGTGTTCCCGTAATTGTCATCGCTCCTTCCGACCGGGTGTTCGAAAAGACGATCTCGAACATGCAGGAGGTCGCTGCACGCGGTGGCAAGATTATCTTGATAACGGACGCTAGGGGAGCCGCAGACGTGTCCATGGATTCACTCGCGACCATTGTGCTGCCGGAGATGGGTGCGACATTCACCTCGATTGTCTATGCGATTCCGGTGCAGCTCCTAGCCTACCACACGGCCATCCTCATGGGCACGGACGTCGACCAACCCCGAAATCTCGCGAAATCGGTTACCGTCGAATAA
- a CDS encoding MFS transporter yields MSPAPIAHASNAKSRLGAILRATSGNFLEQFDFFLFGFYASAIGNAFFPSGSETASLLNTFGVFWLGALMRPVGAIVLGAYIDQIGRRQGLIITLSIMAIGTIIIAFCPGYATIGIAAPAIVLFGRLLQGFSAGVEVGGVSVYLSEIATPGNRGFYTSFQSSSQQVAIFVAALIGYFLSEALPAEMVAAWGWRIPFFLGCLIVPLIFFLRRTLEETPEFLVMKNHPTAREVFASTLANWRIVILGMMIAMLTTTTFYFVTVYTPTFGRHVLQLSSQSTLLVTLLVAVTNFMWNPIGGAISDRIGRKPVLLTIAGLALVTAYPALSWLVTDPSFGKMLIVEMMFSFYFGTYSGAMLGALVEIVPKHIRTTCFSLAFALAAALFGTFTPLASTWLIDRTDDKASPGFWLMFAALLGIIAALTIYPGNTKRVAKAVATRAA; encoded by the coding sequence ATGTCACCAGCGCCCATTGCGCACGCCTCAAATGCCAAATCGCGCCTTGGCGCCATCTTACGTGCCACGAGCGGCAACTTCCTCGAGCAGTTCGACTTCTTCTTGTTCGGGTTCTACGCCAGTGCCATCGGAAACGCGTTCTTTCCATCAGGAAGCGAAACCGCTTCACTGCTTAACACCTTCGGTGTGTTCTGGCTGGGTGCCTTGATGCGACCTGTTGGTGCGATCGTGCTTGGAGCCTATATTGACCAGATTGGCCGTCGGCAAGGCCTGATCATCACGCTTTCGATCATGGCCATTGGCACCATCATCATCGCCTTTTGTCCGGGCTATGCGACGATCGGCATTGCCGCACCTGCGATCGTGCTGTTCGGACGGCTGTTGCAGGGCTTTTCTGCCGGCGTTGAGGTTGGTGGTGTTTCCGTTTACCTCTCCGAGATTGCCACTCCGGGCAACCGCGGCTTTTACACATCTTTCCAGTCCTCAAGCCAGCAGGTTGCGATCTTTGTCGCGGCTCTTATCGGATATTTTTTGAGCGAAGCACTTCCGGCCGAAATGGTTGCCGCTTGGGGCTGGCGGATCCCGTTCTTCCTTGGCTGCTTGATCGTACCGCTTATCTTCTTCCTGCGCCGGACGCTGGAGGAAACTCCGGAGTTTCTGGTCATGAAGAACCACCCAACGGCCCGCGAGGTCTTTGCCTCCACACTTGCGAACTGGCGCATCGTCATTCTCGGCATGATGATCGCGATGCTGACGACCACGACATTCTATTTCGTGACGGTGTACACGCCTACGTTCGGCAGGCACGTATTGCAGTTGTCCTCGCAGAGCACGCTCTTGGTGACGCTTTTGGTCGCGGTGACGAACTTCATGTGGAACCCAATTGGCGGCGCGATTTCCGACAGAATCGGCCGGAAACCGGTCCTGCTGACCATTGCCGGCCTTGCCTTGGTGACTGCATATCCAGCGTTGTCTTGGCTTGTAACGGACCCAAGCTTTGGCAAGATGCTGATCGTTGAGATGATGTTCTCGTTTTACTTTGGCACCTATAGCGGCGCCATGTTGGGCGCTCTGGTCGAAATCGTGCCGAAGCACATTCGCACAACTTGCTTTTCTTTGGCGTTCGCACTCGCCGCGGCTCTGTTTGGCACGTTTACGCCGCTTGCATCGACTTGGCTGATCGACCGGACAGATGACAAGGCGTCGCCCGGTTTCTGGTTGATGTTTGCGGCTTTGCTCGGCATTATCGCCGCGCTCACGATTTATCCAGGAAACACCAAGAGAGTTGCGAAAGCCGTTGCGACCCGAGCGGCCTAA
- the gmd gene encoding GDP-mannose 4,6-dehydratase: MLNQESKRRVALITGVTGQDGAYLAEYLLSLGYIVHGVKRRSSSFNTARIDHLYQDPHLGNVPFLMHYGDMTDSTNLIRLVQQIRPTEIYNLAAQSHVAVSFESPEYTANADAIGVLRLLEAIRILGMENETRFYQASTSELYGLVQEVPQKETTPFYPRSPYGVAKLYGYWITVNYREAYGMFASNGILFNHESPIRGETFVTRKITRGVARIELGLEQTLYLGNLEAKRDWGHAKDYVEGMHKILQADKPDDFVLATGEMRSVREMVELAFAEVGRRIEWRGKGIDETGVDTKSGNTVLRIDRTYFRPTEVDLLVGDASKARKVLGWTPKRTFAQLVAEMMASDLADAKRDVASGKRTI; this comes from the coding sequence TTGTTAAACCAAGAGAGCAAACGGCGGGTCGCTCTAATCACCGGCGTGACCGGCCAGGACGGCGCCTATCTTGCTGAATACCTGTTGTCGCTCGGCTACATCGTGCACGGCGTAAAACGGCGCTCGTCCTCGTTCAACACCGCACGGATCGATCATCTCTACCAGGACCCGCATCTCGGCAATGTGCCGTTCCTGATGCATTACGGCGACATGACGGATTCGACCAACCTGATCCGTCTCGTGCAGCAGATCCGGCCGACCGAGATCTACAACCTCGCCGCCCAGAGCCACGTCGCCGTCAGCTTCGAGAGCCCGGAATACACCGCCAATGCCGACGCGATCGGCGTGTTGCGCCTGTTGGAAGCGATCCGCATCCTCGGGATGGAGAACGAGACGCGGTTCTACCAGGCCTCGACGTCGGAGCTCTATGGCCTCGTGCAGGAGGTCCCACAGAAGGAGACCACGCCGTTCTATCCGCGCTCGCCTTACGGCGTGGCCAAGCTCTACGGCTACTGGATCACGGTGAACTACCGCGAAGCCTACGGCATGTTCGCCAGCAACGGCATCCTGTTTAATCATGAGAGCCCAATCCGCGGCGAGACTTTCGTCACCCGCAAGATCACCCGCGGCGTCGCCCGCATCGAGCTCGGGCTGGAGCAGACGCTCTATCTTGGTAACCTCGAGGCCAAGCGGGACTGGGGTCATGCCAAGGATTATGTCGAAGGCATGCACAAGATCCTCCAGGCCGACAAGCCGGACGATTTCGTGCTCGCCACCGGTGAGATGCGCTCGGTGCGAGAGATGGTCGAGCTTGCCTTTGCCGAAGTCGGCCGCCGTATCGAATGGCGCGGCAAGGGCATCGACGAGACCGGCGTCGATACCAAGAGCGGCAACACCGTACTCCGGATCGATCGCACCTATTTCCGCCCCACCGAGGTCGATCTCCTGGTCGGCGATGCCAGCAAGGCGCGCAAGGTACTCGGCTGGACGCCCAAGCGGACGTTTGCCCAACTCGTCGCGGAAATGATGGCGAGCGACCTGGCGGATGCCAAACGGGATGTGGCCAGTGGCAAACGCACCATTTGA